TGCTGGGCGAGCGTCTCAACGACGTCGTACGCACCACCTGGGCCGAGGTCGACGTCATCGGCTTCTGCCTGCCCGCCGACCAGAAGCTCGGCCCCGGCGACAAGTACATCGTCAAGGAACTCGCGGGCATCAAGAAGACGCCCAAGATCGCGATCATCACCAAGTCGGACCTGGTCGAGTCCAAGCAGCTTGCCGAACAGCTGCTGGCCGTCTCCCGCCTCGGCGAGGAGCTCGGCTTCGAGTGGGCGGAGATCATCCCGGTCTCGGCCGTCAAGGACGATCAGGTCGGCCTGCTGGCCGACCTGATCGCCCCGCTGCTCCCGGAGAGCCCGCCGCTCTACCCGGAGGGCGATCTCACCGACGAGCCCGAGATGGTCATGGTCGCGGAACTGATCCGCGAGGCCGCGCTCGAAGGAGTACGGGACGAGCTGCCGCACTCGATCGCGGTCGTCGTCGAGGAGATGCTGCCGCGCGAGGACCGTCCGGCGGACAAGCCGCTGCTGGACATCCACGCCAACGTCTACATCGAGCGGCCCAGCCAGAAGGGCATCATCATCGGCCCGAAGGGCAAGCGGCTGAAGGATGTCGGCACGAAGTCGCGCAAGCACATCGAGGCCCTGCTCGGCACGCCGGTCTACCTCGATCTGCATGTGAAGGTCGCCAAGGACTGGCAGCGCGACCCCAAGCAGCTGCGCAAGCTGGGGTTCTGAGCGGGGCCATGATCCGCCGGCCGGAGGCCGGCGCAGCCGTGCGAAGCCGCTGAGGTCCCCTGGGGCCGAGGGTTGCGAGGACGGCGGGAGGGAACGGTCCCCGAGCAGCTGCGCAAGCCGGGTTCTGATCCCCGTCAGACGTACGCCCGTGGCCTCACGCGCCCTCCTTCAGGACGCGTGAGACCAGGGCGCGCTGGGCGTCGGTCAGCCGCGGGTCCGTGCAGTGCACGGTCCGGCCGTCGACCGTGATCCGGTAGCTGAAGCCGTCCGGAACGCCCCTCGCGGGAGCCTCCCGGCCGGCGGTGAGCGCCGATTCGGCCAGGGTCTCCCACTCGTGGGCGTCGGCCCGTCCCGAGGTGTCGATCTCATGGTGGCGCGCGATGCCGGCGAAGCCGCCGGTCCTGCTCACCTGGATCCGCATGCGGTGTCCTTCCTCGACGGACGGGCCTGCCCGGCCCGGTTACGCGGTCGGTACGCCCACCTCCGACCAGGCCTTGAGGACCGCCTCCGCCTCGTCGCCCTCGCCGAAGCGGCTGCGGGCCGCCGCCACGGTCAGCCGGGCGAAGGACGCGAAGTCCGCGTCCACCGCCAGTTCACCACCCGTGAGCACATCGAACCAGAGCTGACCCGCCCGCTCCCAGGAGCTGCCGCCGAGCGCGGTGGCCAGCAGATAGAACGCGCGGTTCGGGATGCCGGAGTTGAGGTGCACGCCGCCGTTGTCGTCGCCCGTGTGGATGTAGTCGTCCATCGAGGCGGGCTGCGGGTCCTTGCCGAGCACGTCGTCGTCGTACGCCGTACCGGGCGCCTTCATCGAGCGCAGCGCCACCCCCTGGACGCGGGGCGCCAGCAGCCCGGCGCCGATCAGCCAGTCGGCCTGCTCGGCGGTCTGGCCCAGCGAGTACTGCTTGACCAGGGAGCCGAACACGTCCGACACCGACTCGTTGAGCGCGCCCGACTGGCCGTAGTAGTTCAGATTGGCCGTGTACTGGGTCAGGCCGTGCGCCAGCTCGTGGGCGATCACGTCGATGGCGACGGTGAAGTCCAGGAAGATCTCCCCGTCCCCGTCGCCGAAGACCATCTGCTCGCCGTCGAAGAAGGCGTTGTTGTACTTCTCGTCGTAGTGCACGGAACCGATCAGCGGCAGCCCGTTGCCGTCGATCGAACGCCGGCCGTAGGCGCTGAGCAGCAGTTCGAAGGTGGCGCCGAGGCCCGCGTACGCGCGGTTGACGCTGGCGTCGGACGTGGGCTCCTCGCCCTCGGCGCGGACCTTGGTGCCGGGGAGGTCCGTGCCGTGGCGGCAGTCGTAGAGCGTGCGGTCGGGTTTGCCGGTCCGGTCCCCCTCCGGTGCGGGGGTGACAGAGGGGGGCCGGACGACGGTGGTCACCTGGCGCCGGGTGCGCCGGGCGGCGTCGGCCTCCAGGGTGCGGCGGGCGGGGCCCGCCAGGACGGGGTCGTCGGACTGCGACAGCTTGTCGAGGACGTGGGGCGGCACGATGGTGCAGAAGACGGGGTGGAACCCGTGCTGAGATCGAGGCTGCATACACACGACTGTGGCAGTGCGTGTGCGCGATGTCACTGGTTGCTACCGGGATTGACGAAATAGAGTGATCCATCACTGTTCACCCGTTACCGGTGCCCGGTCCCGCATACTGATACGGCACCGACGTCTCGGGCACCACTGGGCTACTCTCGTCGCATCATGCGTTTCGGGCTGCTCCTTCTTAGCTGCCGCGGCGAGGGCCTGTAGTCGTAGGCCGACCCCCTCCCCGCGGAGTCTGGTGTTGCAGCAACACAGTCGGCCGTCCCCTTGCAGGACACCCGAGGAGCCCTACGCCATGACCGCAGTGAACCCCGCGCAGACCCCCGCCGAGAACGCCGTGGGCCGTCCCACGCCGATCACCAACGCCACGGGGCTCCAGAAGCCGTCCGGGATGCCGGTCCACAAGTACGGCCGGTACGAGGCCGTCGAGATCCCCGACCGCACCTGGCCCGAGAAGCGCGTCACCAAGGCGCCCCGCTGGCTCTCCACCGACCTGCGCGACGGCAACCAGGCCCTGATCGACCCGATGTCGCCGGCCCGCAAGCGCGAGATGTTCGACCTGCTGGTGCGCATGGGCTACAAGGAGATCGAGGTCGGCTTCCCGTCCTCCGGCGAGACCGACTTCGCGTTCGTCCGCTCCATCATCGAAGAGGGCGCGATCCCCGAGGACGTGACGATCTCCGTTCTGACGCAGGCCCGCGAGGAACTGATCGAGCGGACTGTCGAATCGCTGATCGGCGCCCACCGCGCCACCATCCACCTGTACAACGCGACCGCCCCCACCTTCCGCCGCGTGGTCTTCCGCGGCTCGAAGGAGCAGGTCAAGCAGATCGCGGTGGACGGCACCCGGCTGGTCATGGAGTACGCCGAGAAGATGCTGGGCGAGGAGACGATCTTCGGCTACCAGTACAGCCCCGAGATCTTCACCGACACCGAGCTGGACTTCGCCCTGGAGGTCTGCGAGGCGGTCTGTGACGTATGGCAGCCCGAGGAGGGCCGCGAGATCATCCTCAACCTGCCCGCCACCGTGGAGCGTTCGACGCCGTCCACGCACGCGGACCGGTTCGAGTGGATGTCGCGCAACCTGTCGCGCCGCGAGTTCGTCTGCCTGTCCGTCCACCCGCACAACGACCGCGGCACCGCGGTCGCCGCCGCCGAACTGGCCCTGATGGCCGGTGCGGACCGGATCGAGGGCTGCCTGTTCGGCCAGGGCGAGCGCACCGGCAACGTCGACCTGGTCACGCTGGGCATGAACCTGTTCTCGCAGGGCGTCGACCCGCAGATCGACTTCTCGCAGATCGACGAGATCCGCCGCACCAGCGAGTACTGCAACCAGATGGAGGTCCACCCGCGCCACCCCTACGCGGGCGACCTGGTCTACACCTCCTTCTCCGGCTCCCACCAGGACGCCATCAAGAAGGGCTTCGACGCCATGGAGGCCGACGCGGCCGCCCAGGGCAAGACCGTCGATGACATCGAGTGGGCGGTGCCGTATCTGCCGATCGACCCGAAGGACGTCGGCCGCTCCTACGAGGCCGTCATCCGGGTCAACTCGCAGTCCGGCAAGGGCGGAATCGCCTATGTCCTGAAGAACGACCACAAGCTGGACCTGCCGCGCCGGATGCAGATCGAGTTCTCCCGGATCATTCAGGCCAAGACCGACGCCGAGGGCGGCGAGATCACGCCGTCGCAGATCTGGACCGCGTTCC
This genomic interval from Streptomyces sp. NBC_00464 contains the following:
- the era gene encoding GTPase Era, which produces MGAMSARPNPEAAAQQAENNAPHRAGFACFVGRPNAGKSTLTNALVGQKVAITSNRPQTTRHTVRGIVHRPDAQLILVDTPGLHKPRTLLGERLNDVVRTTWAEVDVIGFCLPADQKLGPGDKYIVKELAGIKKTPKIAIITKSDLVESKQLAEQLLAVSRLGEELGFEWAEIIPVSAVKDDQVGLLADLIAPLLPESPPLYPEGDLTDEPEMVMVAELIREAALEGVRDELPHSIAVVVEEMLPREDRPADKPLLDIHANVYIERPSQKGIIIGPKGKRLKDVGTKSRKHIEALLGTPVYLDLHVKVAKDWQRDPKQLRKLGF
- a CDS encoding protealysin inhibitor emfourin, with protein sequence MRIQVSRTGGFAGIARHHEIDTSGRADAHEWETLAESALTAGREAPARGVPDGFSYRITVDGRTVHCTDPRLTDAQRALVSRVLKEGA
- a CDS encoding M4 family metallopeptidase encodes the protein MQPRSQHGFHPVFCTIVPPHVLDKLSQSDDPVLAGPARRTLEADAARRTRRQVTTVVRPPSVTPAPEGDRTGKPDRTLYDCRHGTDLPGTKVRAEGEEPTSDASVNRAYAGLGATFELLLSAYGRRSIDGNGLPLIGSVHYDEKYNNAFFDGEQMVFGDGDGEIFLDFTVAIDVIAHELAHGLTQYTANLNYYGQSGALNESVSDVFGSLVKQYSLGQTAEQADWLIGAGLLAPRVQGVALRSMKAPGTAYDDDVLGKDPQPASMDDYIHTGDDNGGVHLNSGIPNRAFYLLATALGGSSWERAGQLWFDVLTGGELAVDADFASFARLTVAAARSRFGEGDEAEAVLKAWSEVGVPTA
- the leuA gene encoding 2-isopropylmalate synthase; protein product: MTAVNPAQTPAENAVGRPTPITNATGLQKPSGMPVHKYGRYEAVEIPDRTWPEKRVTKAPRWLSTDLRDGNQALIDPMSPARKREMFDLLVRMGYKEIEVGFPSSGETDFAFVRSIIEEGAIPEDVTISVLTQAREELIERTVESLIGAHRATIHLYNATAPTFRRVVFRGSKEQVKQIAVDGTRLVMEYAEKMLGEETIFGYQYSPEIFTDTELDFALEVCEAVCDVWQPEEGREIILNLPATVERSTPSTHADRFEWMSRNLSRREFVCLSVHPHNDRGTAVAAAELALMAGADRIEGCLFGQGERTGNVDLVTLGMNLFSQGVDPQIDFSQIDEIRRTSEYCNQMEVHPRHPYAGDLVYTSFSGSHQDAIKKGFDAMEADAAAQGKTVDDIEWAVPYLPIDPKDVGRSYEAVIRVNSQSGKGGIAYVLKNDHKLDLPRRMQIEFSRIIQAKTDAEGGEITPSQIWTAFQDEYLPNPDNAEAQWGRVQIRSGQTTTGSDGQDTITVEATVDGADTVLNGTGNGPISAFFEALQAIGIDARLLDYTEHTMSEGASAQAASYIECAIDGKVLWGIGIDANTTRASLKAVVSAVNRATR